The following are encoded together in the Cohaesibacter gelatinilyticus genome:
- a CDS encoding DnaJ C-terminal domain-containing protein: MRDPYSVLGVSTGADEREIKSAFRKLAMKYHPDQNQGDPAAQEKFAQINQAYEIIGDKDKRARYDRGEIDEEGKDKFAGFGGAGGNPFGGGGNPFGSAGAGGGFAGGAAEDILNEIFGNMGGGRSSGMGGGGPFGGMGGGAGPRQARQTKGQDAEAKLNITLEDLVNDEKRRVHLPTGKSLNMKIPNGVKSGQTIRMKGQGFESRMGPAGDALVTIEILPHKIFKVEEQNLRLELPLALYEAVLGTKIRIPTLEGKVEIKVPAGMSSGKSMRLKGKGLPDRNGNRGDLYVTAKIILPEGSDPGLRALMEDWQDTNAYRPRGPEFG, from the coding sequence ATGAGAGATCCATACAGTGTTCTTGGTGTCTCGACAGGGGCCGATGAACGCGAAATCAAAAGTGCGTTTCGCAAACTGGCGATGAAATATCACCCTGATCAGAATCAGGGTGACCCTGCCGCACAAGAGAAATTTGCTCAAATCAATCAGGCTTATGAGATCATAGGCGACAAGGACAAGCGCGCCAGATATGACCGAGGCGAGATTGATGAAGAAGGAAAGGACAAATTTGCAGGCTTTGGCGGTGCAGGCGGAAATCCTTTCGGCGGTGGCGGGAACCCGTTCGGGTCTGCCGGTGCAGGAGGTGGCTTTGCCGGAGGCGCTGCAGAAGATATCCTGAATGAGATTTTCGGCAATATGGGTGGTGGTCGCTCCTCCGGTATGGGCGGTGGCGGTCCTTTTGGTGGAATGGGCGGCGGGGCCGGTCCACGTCAAGCACGCCAGACCAAAGGTCAGGATGCCGAGGCCAAACTGAATATCACCTTGGAAGACCTCGTCAACGACGAGAAACGCCGGGTGCATTTGCCAACAGGCAAAAGCCTGAACATGAAAATTCCCAATGGCGTCAAATCCGGTCAGACCATTCGTATGAAAGGTCAGGGCTTTGAAAGCCGTATGGGCCCTGCAGGTGATGCACTGGTTACAATCGAGATCCTGCCGCACAAGATCTTCAAGGTAGAAGAGCAGAATTTGCGTCTGGAGCTGCCTCTGGCACTTTATGAGGCTGTTCTAGGCACCAAGATCCGCATTCCAACCTTGGAAGGCAAGGTGGAAATCAAGGTTCCGGCTGGCATGAGTTCTGGCAAGAGCATGCGGCTGAAAGGCAAAGGACTTCCCGACCGGAATGGCAATCGTGGGGATCTCTATGTCACAGCCAAGATTATTCTGCCAGAAGGTTCAGATCCCGGCCTTCGCGCCTTGATGGAAGATTGGCAAGACACAAATGCCTATCGCCCTCGCGGACCTGAATTTGGTTAA
- a CDS encoding cytochrome P460 family protein, with protein sequence MKKLTFTGLATIGLALFIGTASGQMAPFGNDEDKDYASALWKVLETDRLIGKGAINTVPYEGIEPHGFVLETLISKATVNGHTGDVVVKRNYGPEGVEVGAVKADRAKHLKAITVMFRREAGFDSDNQDWFWVKYLPDGTLDKNPKGMALAGKIAKGSDTGCIACHVGADGDDYLFVN encoded by the coding sequence ATGAAAAAACTGACATTCACAGGCCTGGCCACTATCGGGCTTGCTCTTTTTATTGGAACTGCCTCTGGCCAGATGGCCCCTTTTGGCAATGATGAAGACAAAGATTATGCCAGCGCCCTTTGGAAAGTATTGGAAACTGATCGCTTGATTGGCAAGGGCGCAATCAACACTGTTCCCTATGAAGGCATTGAACCTCACGGATTTGTGTTGGAGACCCTCATTTCCAAAGCAACTGTAAATGGGCATACTGGAGATGTCGTCGTAAAACGGAATTATGGCCCGGAAGGCGTAGAAGTGGGCGCAGTCAAAGCTGATCGTGCCAAGCATCTGAAAGCCATTACCGTTATGTTCCGCCGCGAGGCAGGGTTTGACAGCGACAATCAGGATTGGTTCTGGGTGAAATATCTACCAGATGGCACCTTGGACAAGAATCCCAAAGGCATGGCCTTGGCTGGCAAAATTGCCAAGGGCTCGGACACAGGCTGTATCGCCTGCCATGTCGGTGCCGATGGAGATGATTATCTGTTCGTGAATTAG
- a CDS encoding OmpA family protein: protein MSAMKRWVIPGLVAIGAVSGVSLYSETGKIERDLTTRSKQLLDTAGMDWAAIEFKGRDGVLRGVSPREGAADTAIELIDNEWGVRVVDDQTTLLVEQKPFTWNLERKGDALTMNGYLPYELSKKTDQFLQDATSLSEVSSSVKAARGEPENLDEAIGLSAALLSALPAGKAMLEDNKLTIAAALEDGNEEHVALYDKLQGLIASNDIGAIELDLQINKPKAPISITSDQTNNAIDGLIITRSENGVDLKGSVPSAKLKEDLLSLARRKFGFGNVKENLQIKEGADISGLSVKSFSKAANAALQAVSRLGEGKAELLDGGLKLNGGAFYEGAMAQVSKFLSSALPEGVATDANLAVITPGEALGSEECQAQLKGALSQNSIYFDSGKASISSDSFGLLDSLIYTAHRCQEAAIQIEGHTDSDGDDAFNQALSEKRAQAVQGYLEKAGLDASRLSAKGFGESKPVADNGTDEGKAKNRRIDFVILAQ from the coding sequence ATGTCAGCCATGAAACGCTGGGTGATCCCCGGTCTGGTTGCTATCGGGGCCGTAAGTGGTGTGAGCCTCTATAGTGAAACCGGCAAGATTGAGCGTGATTTAACCACCCGCTCCAAACAGTTGTTGGACACAGCAGGGATGGATTGGGCAGCCATCGAATTCAAAGGTCGCGATGGCGTCTTGCGAGGTGTCAGCCCACGGGAAGGGGCTGCTGATACAGCCATTGAACTTATCGACAATGAATGGGGTGTTCGGGTCGTTGATGATCAAACGACCCTGCTGGTCGAACAAAAGCCGTTTACATGGAATTTGGAGCGCAAAGGCGATGCTCTGACCATGAACGGCTATCTTCCCTATGAACTGAGCAAAAAGACTGATCAATTCCTTCAGGATGCAACAAGTTTGAGCGAAGTTTCCAGCAGCGTGAAAGCCGCAAGAGGTGAGCCGGAAAATCTGGATGAAGCCATTGGTCTTTCTGCTGCCCTCCTCAGTGCTTTGCCTGCAGGCAAAGCGATGCTGGAAGATAACAAGCTGACCATTGCAGCGGCTCTGGAAGACGGCAATGAAGAGCATGTTGCCCTTTATGACAAATTACAGGGACTGATCGCTTCCAACGATATTGGCGCAATCGAGCTGGATTTGCAGATCAACAAACCCAAGGCGCCAATATCTATTACTTCAGATCAGACAAATAATGCCATTGATGGCTTGATCATCACCCGCTCGGAAAATGGCGTGGATTTGAAAGGTTCTGTCCCAAGTGCAAAGCTGAAAGAAGATTTGCTCTCCCTTGCCCGCCGTAAATTTGGCTTTGGCAATGTGAAGGAAAACTTGCAAATCAAGGAAGGCGCAGACATTTCTGGCCTGTCTGTTAAAAGCTTCTCCAAGGCAGCGAATGCCGCGTTACAAGCTGTCTCTCGCCTCGGTGAAGGCAAAGCGGAACTGCTGGATGGTGGTCTGAAACTCAATGGTGGTGCCTTCTATGAAGGCGCGATGGCGCAAGTCTCCAAATTTCTGTCTTCTGCTCTGCCAGAAGGCGTGGCCACCGACGCCAACCTGGCGGTGATCACCCCAGGAGAAGCCTTGGGATCCGAGGAATGTCAGGCACAACTGAAAGGTGCTCTGTCTCAGAACTCCATCTATTTTGATAGTGGCAAGGCCAGCATTTCTTCCGATAGTTTTGGTCTGCTGGATAGCCTCATCTATACCGCTCATCGTTGTCAGGAGGCCGCTATTCAGATCGAAGGCCATACTGATAGCGATGGCGATGATGCCTTTAATCAGGCCTTATCTGAGAAACGCGCGCAAGCGGTTCAGGGTTATCTGGAAAAGGCCGGTTTGGATGCCTCTCGCCTTTCCGCCAAAGGTTTTGGCGAAAGCAAACCCGTTGCAGACAATGGTACGGACGAAGGCAAAGCCAAAAACCGCCGTATCGACTTTGTAATTCTGGCCCAATGA
- a CDS encoding LrgB family protein codes for MQDLQSIWVYLSASPLLHLFLTLVAYQIGLYLYQKGGMMPLLNPVMIAVILLVTILLVTDTSYETYFNGAQFVHFLLGPATVALAIPLYRQFDKVKRSAVAILMSLLCGSITAAVSAVALAIWLGGTEQAFLSLAPKSVTAPVAMGITKELGGLPSLTAVLVMATGIIGAMLGPYLLNMLGIKNWAARGFSIGTASHGIGTARAMQVNEEAGAFSGLAMGLNALATSILLPLIWYWIF; via the coding sequence ATGCAGGATCTGCAATCCATTTGGGTTTATCTTTCTGCCAGCCCGTTGCTTCACTTGTTTCTGACGTTGGTTGCCTATCAGATAGGGCTCTATCTCTATCAGAAGGGTGGCATGATGCCATTGCTCAATCCGGTTATGATCGCGGTCATCCTTCTGGTCACTATTCTTTTGGTCACGGATACCAGCTATGAGACCTATTTCAACGGAGCCCAATTTGTCCATTTCCTTCTTGGGCCTGCTACGGTGGCTCTGGCCATTCCACTCTACCGACAGTTCGATAAGGTGAAACGATCTGCCGTTGCCATATTGATGAGCCTCCTTTGCGGCTCTATCACTGCGGCTGTTTCGGCTGTGGCGCTTGCGATCTGGTTGGGTGGAACCGAACAAGCTTTTCTTTCATTGGCACCTAAATCCGTGACAGCCCCAGTAGCTATGGGCATCACCAAAGAGCTTGGTGGCCTGCCGTCTCTTACTGCAGTGTTGGTCATGGCGACAGGTATAATCGGGGCCATGCTCGGACCCTATTTACTGAATATGCTGGGCATCAAAAATTGGGCGGCACGAGGCTTTTCAATTGGCACAGCGAGCCACGGCATTGGCACAGCCCGTGCCATGCAAGTCAATGAGGAAGCGGGCGCCTTCTCCGGCCTCGCCATGGGGCTGAATGCACTGGCAACTTCAATCCTGCTACCATTGATCTGGTACTGGATTTTCTAA
- a CDS encoding ArsR/SmtB family transcription factor: MVLLKLSDADMPINQASQTPTQNVFRALADPTRREILMHLSQQDMTIGQVVEKFDVTRGAIKKHLTILEEGALIMVEVKGRERINRLQPQGIRAVSDWVSYFSQFWDDRLSRLQTAVQEHEKKKMKSD; the protein is encoded by the coding sequence ATGGTATTATTAAAACTGAGCGATGCCGATATGCCTATAAACCAAGCCAGCCAGACCCCTACCCAAAATGTATTTCGCGCGCTGGCAGATCCAACGCGACGGGAAATCCTGATGCATTTGAGCCAGCAGGATATGACCATTGGTCAGGTGGTGGAGAAATTCGATGTCACACGTGGTGCCATCAAAAAACACCTGACCATACTGGAAGAAGGAGCCCTGATAATGGTCGAGGTCAAAGGGCGCGAACGTATCAATCGATTGCAGCCGCAGGGTATCAGAGCAGTTTCAGATTGGGTGAGCTATTTCAGCCAGTTCTGGGATGATCGCCTCAGCAGACTGCAAACTGCCGTGCAAGAGCATGAAAAGAAGAAGATGAAGTCGGACTGA
- a CDS encoding DUF2946 family protein, which translates to MTGPTIHKPRVRLARARWELQKQNLQIRISRVLMISIMVNAMVLGFLSSSHAAAQLSGMSLICGPNGILSIPLADQKPDDRNLIDREHCITSCLAAMNGALGLVAEVPQIQLPALRFEPLKPQAVHALIPHSLERPRARGPPSI; encoded by the coding sequence ATGACAGGTCCAACCATCCATAAACCGCGCGTCCGGTTGGCTCGGGCAAGATGGGAACTACAGAAACAAAATCTGCAGATCCGTATCTCCCGGGTATTGATGATAAGCATCATGGTCAATGCCATGGTGCTGGGTTTCTTGTCGTCCAGTCATGCCGCAGCACAATTGTCGGGCATGTCGCTTATCTGCGGCCCGAACGGCATTCTTTCCATTCCGCTAGCTGACCAAAAGCCAGATGATCGGAATCTGATCGATCGCGAACACTGCATCACTTCTTGCCTTGCCGCCATGAATGGTGCACTTGGTCTTGTTGCAGAGGTACCGCAAATCCAATTGCCTGCCCTTCGGTTTGAGCCACTGAAGCCGCAGGCTGTTCACGCACTGATCCCTCATAGTCTGGAGCGCCCAAGGGCGCGAGGACCTCCATCTATCTAG
- a CDS encoding CidA/LrgA family protein translates to MKERPRMLFYLTIIFGCQLAGEGLVTVFKLPIPGPVVGMALLFCGLMIKGGVPKELATVADTLLANLSLLFIPAGVGVMLHFRLIEAELVPITISVIGSTLLTIAVTALVMSWLGKSKPTSEKGEI, encoded by the coding sequence ATGAAAGAAAGACCCCGCATGCTCTTTTACCTCACTATCATCTTCGGTTGCCAATTGGCGGGGGAAGGACTGGTAACAGTCTTCAAGCTCCCCATACCAGGGCCTGTCGTTGGCATGGCGCTTCTTTTCTGCGGCTTGATGATCAAAGGCGGGGTTCCCAAAGAGCTTGCAACGGTTGCTGACACTTTGCTCGCAAACCTGTCCTTGCTTTTCATTCCTGCTGGCGTTGGGGTCATGTTGCATTTCCGCCTGATTGAGGCGGAACTTGTTCCCATTACGATATCAGTAATAGGAAGTACACTTCTGACCATTGCTGTGACGGCGCTGGTTATGAGTTGGTTGGGTAAGTCCAAGCCTACCAGCGAAAAGGGAGAGATCTGA
- a CDS encoding SCO family protein: MKRIRQVTLWLIALVAVVGISAMMIEWYKDEMNVQMTKDGQNKVQIGGPFTLTNHLGQTVTDKDYSEKPMAIYFGYTFCPDVCPTTLADMTGWVEALGADANKINYLFITIDPERDDQESIKEYVTVFFDQLVGLTGSKEQVEAVAKAYRVYAKKVEDDDADSYVMDHTASVYLMKPGNQFMGTISYGEDHESALGKLKKLIAAGS, translated from the coding sequence ATGAAAAGAATTCGACAGGTTACACTCTGGCTTATCGCTCTGGTTGCCGTGGTTGGCATCTCGGCCATGATGATTGAATGGTATAAGGACGAGATGAATGTTCAGATGACCAAAGATGGTCAGAACAAAGTTCAGATCGGCGGCCCCTTCACCCTAACCAATCATCTGGGACAGACAGTTACCGACAAGGATTATTCCGAGAAGCCCATGGCCATTTATTTTGGCTATACTTTCTGCCCCGATGTTTGCCCGACAACGCTTGCTGATATGACAGGTTGGGTTGAGGCACTTGGCGCAGATGCAAATAAAATCAATTATCTCTTCATCACCATCGATCCAGAACGTGATGATCAGGAATCCATCAAGGAATATGTGACCGTTTTCTTTGATCAACTTGTTGGGTTGACTGGCAGTAAAGAACAAGTTGAAGCGGTTGCCAAAGCATACCGGGTTTATGCCAAAAAGGTAGAAGATGATGATGCAGATTCGTATGTGATGGATCACACTGCCAGCGTCTATCTGATGAAGCCGGGCAATCAGTTCATGGGCACTATTTCCTACGGCGAAGATCATGAAAGTGCTCTTGGCAAACTCAAAAAACTGATCGCAGCTGGCTCATAA
- a CDS encoding TlyA family RNA methyltransferase, with translation MSKLRLDQALVERGLAPSRARARDAIKRGAVMLDGVVAKKPAQMVSSDMQLSLDDPASGYVSRAALKLISALDRFGFDPLDKICVDIGASTGGFCQVLLERGASQVYGVDVGHDQMHESLRANPLLHVLEGVNARHLDATHIPVPFQGLVSDVSFISLKLALPPALAMAEEGAFAALLVKPQFEVGKDGIGKGGLVRDEALAEQTARDIRNWLDKGNGPCSGWRCLDLIPSPILGGDGNKEYLLGAVKDN, from the coding sequence ATGAGCAAACTTCGCCTTGATCAAGCGCTTGTTGAACGTGGGCTAGCGCCCAGCCGAGCACGGGCGCGTGATGCCATCAAGCGCGGAGCAGTGATGCTGGATGGCGTAGTGGCAAAGAAGCCAGCCCAGATGGTATCGAGTGACATGCAACTCAGCCTTGATGATCCAGCTTCCGGCTACGTTTCTCGTGCGGCGCTGAAACTGATATCTGCTTTGGACAGGTTTGGCTTTGATCCGCTGGACAAGATCTGCGTCGATATTGGCGCCTCCACCGGTGGCTTTTGTCAGGTCCTGCTGGAAAGGGGCGCGTCGCAGGTTTATGGCGTAGATGTGGGGCACGATCAAATGCATGAGAGCCTTCGCGCCAATCCATTGCTACATGTTCTGGAAGGAGTGAATGCCCGTCATCTCGATGCGACCCATATCCCCGTTCCATTTCAGGGATTGGTATCTGATGTCAGCTTCATCTCGCTAAAACTGGCCTTGCCACCTGCCCTTGCCATGGCCGAAGAAGGTGCTTTTGCAGCCCTTCTGGTCAAACCACAATTTGAAGTCGGCAAAGACGGCATTGGTAAAGGCGGCTTGGTGCGCGATGAAGCCCTCGCCGAGCAAACAGCCCGTGACATCCGTAACTGGTTGGACAAAGGCAATGGCCCATGTTCAGGCTGGCGATGCCTGGATCTTATCCCCTCTCCTATTCTGGGCGGAGACGGCAATAAAGAATATCTGCTTGGGGCGGTGAAGGATAATTAA
- a CDS encoding SRPBCC family protein, whose translation MSIHTITKTLFFEASPQTVWAFLTEKDKISQWFMPADVDMTVGQDYHLTSKNDDGTEECGCWGKVLSADPYTRLVQTFAVKPFREGAFSTLVWTLEELDGGTKLTLQHEGVVEAMEGASLPIFMSLDKGWDGFFVNIRGILNASAEEEQKRDVA comes from the coding sequence ATGAGCATCCACACAATAACCAAAACCCTTTTCTTTGAAGCAAGCCCGCAAACGGTCTGGGCTTTTCTGACTGAAAAAGACAAGATCAGCCAATGGTTCATGCCAGCAGATGTCGATATGACGGTGGGGCAAGATTATCATCTGACCTCAAAAAATGATGACGGCACCGAAGAATGTGGCTGTTGGGGGAAAGTATTGAGCGCGGATCCTTATACCAGATTGGTGCAGACCTTCGCTGTGAAGCCCTTCAGGGAAGGGGCCTTTTCGACCCTTGTCTGGACCTTGGAAGAGCTGGATGGTGGAACCAAACTGACTTTGCAGCATGAAGGCGTGGTGGAAGCCATGGAAGGCGCATCCTTGCCTATCTTCATGTCTTTGGACAAAGGCTGGGATGGCTTTTTCGTCAATATACGCGGTATTCTCAATGCAAGTGCAGAGGAAGAACAAAAACGCGACGTTGCATAA
- a CDS encoding endonuclease — MFALVWQEILLIALSVLIGMPIGCLLRRWFGGAKSADVVQDQDAMAAKAFQLAQETEAQLAAEDIAPAVETDGATAEAEPAISESTPVEIQTSEEVVAVADRVEEESAPAETLSEEDLAAEEEKMATALAALPKDASAEDKANLVGNRPSSLLDAPRNGSADDLKQIKGVGKVIEGKLNGLGIYHFDQIANLSRKEINWITTFLSFKGRIDREDWIGQARILSEGGETEFSKRAQKTKLYD; from the coding sequence ATGTTTGCATTGGTTTGGCAGGAAATTCTGCTTATCGCCCTTTCCGTTTTGATTGGCATGCCGATTGGCTGTCTGCTTCGTCGCTGGTTTGGTGGCGCCAAATCTGCTGATGTGGTGCAAGATCAGGATGCCATGGCCGCAAAAGCATTCCAGTTGGCGCAAGAAACTGAAGCACAGCTGGCAGCGGAAGATATAGCTCCCGCAGTCGAAACAGATGGAGCGACAGCAGAGGCAGAGCCTGCTATCTCTGAAAGTACACCAGTCGAGATCCAGACTTCTGAGGAAGTTGTGGCAGTGGCCGATCGTGTCGAAGAAGAAAGTGCTCCAGCCGAAACCTTGTCGGAAGAAGATCTGGCAGCCGAGGAAGAGAAAATGGCGACAGCCCTCGCTGCTTTGCCAAAGGATGCTTCGGCGGAAGACAAAGCCAACCTTGTCGGCAATCGTCCATCCAGTCTTCTGGATGCACCGCGCAATGGTTCGGCGGATGATCTGAAACAAATCAAGGGCGTTGGCAAGGTGATTGAGGGCAAGCTGAATGGCTTGGGCATCTATCATTTCGATCAGATTGCCAATCTCAGCCGCAAGGAAATCAATTGGATCACCACCTTCCTCTCCTTCAAAGGACGGATAGATCGCGAGGATTGGATTGGCCAGGCTCGTATTCTGTCCGAGGGCGGAGAGACAGAATTCTCCAAACGTGCTCAGAAAACCAAGCTATATGATTGA
- a CDS encoding winged helix-turn-helix domain-containing protein: protein MSLNQNSLSLKQARRIALSAQGFLPQTGGIKRHSLRRHSDKHFDQLMERIAPLQLDSVNVLDRAHYLTLFARLGAYDKQKVDKVFHTPKHNPRRYFEYWGHEASLMPVELYPAFQWRMERARRGEGVWRSLSRFAREKHEMIETVFSLIAKEGPLSSSQVRQILEPDKPKKAGDWWGWSGTKLAVEYLFWCGRVASAGREKFQRYYDVPERVIPTDILNTPALNEQEACVRLMELSAKAHGVGTEKDFRDYFRLDAKQSKLAMEVLLEEGTIEPVDVQGWKDPAFLYKEAVLPSRANCQTLLAPFDSLIWFRERTERLWGCHYRIEIYVPQPKRVYGYYVLPYLQGDQITARLDLKANRQAGRLQIQASHLEPGAKRDKVLADLIPELRKMAEWQGLQDVEINGQGFISSDHLDHDWS, encoded by the coding sequence ATGTCCCTTAATCAGAATAGCCTCAGCTTGAAACAGGCCCGTCGGATTGCCTTGTCTGCTCAGGGCTTTTTGCCTCAGACGGGGGGTATCAAGCGTCACTCTCTGCGGCGCCACTCAGACAAGCATTTCGATCAGCTTATGGAACGAATCGCCCCCTTGCAGCTGGATTCGGTCAATGTGTTGGATAGAGCTCATTATCTCACGCTTTTTGCACGCCTTGGGGCGTATGACAAACAAAAGGTTGATAAGGTTTTCCATACTCCGAAACATAATCCCAGACGCTATTTCGAATATTGGGGGCATGAAGCATCCTTGATGCCAGTGGAGCTCTATCCCGCCTTTCAATGGCGAATGGAACGCGCTCGCAGAGGAGAGGGTGTATGGCGCAGCCTCAGTCGGTTTGCCCGAGAAAAACATGAGATGATTGAGACGGTCTTTTCCCTTATTGCGAAAGAGGGACCTCTTTCCTCGTCACAGGTGCGGCAGATATTGGAGCCGGACAAACCTAAAAAGGCGGGAGATTGGTGGGGATGGAGCGGTACCAAGCTGGCGGTTGAATATCTGTTCTGGTGCGGTCGAGTTGCATCTGCCGGACGTGAAAAATTCCAACGCTACTATGATGTCCCGGAGCGTGTCATTCCTACTGATATTCTCAACACACCTGCTCTGAATGAGCAGGAGGCCTGCGTTCGCTTGATGGAATTATCAGCCAAAGCCCATGGCGTGGGAACAGAAAAAGACTTCCGCGACTATTTTCGCTTGGATGCAAAGCAGTCGAAATTGGCGATGGAGGTTTTATTGGAAGAGGGCACCATAGAGCCTGTCGACGTCCAGGGATGGAAAGATCCGGCTTTTCTTTACAAAGAAGCAGTGCTGCCAAGCCGCGCCAATTGCCAAACATTATTGGCACCTTTTGACTCGCTCATCTGGTTCCGTGAACGAACCGAGCGTCTTTGGGGGTGTCACTACAGGATTGAGATCTATGTACCACAGCCCAAACGGGTCTACGGCTATTATGTGCTGCCCTATCTACAGGGTGATCAGATAACCGCGAGGCTCGATCTAAAGGCCAATCGGCAGGCAGGACGACTACAAATTCAGGCCAGTCATCTGGAGCCCGGAGCGAAGCGGGATAAGGTGCTTGCAGATCTGATACCGGAACTGCGTAAAATGGCTGAATGGCAGGGGTTACAAGATGTTGAAATCAATGGCCAAGGCTTCATTTCGTCGGATCATCTGGACCATGATTGGAGCTAA
- a CDS encoding M42 family metallopeptidase, with product MNIDLLRRLCEMPGVPGREHRVRALIESEIEGLFDETYTDPMGSLICTRYPTKPREDGDAPRVLLLCHMDEIGFLASHITKDGYIHIDPVGGFDPRNLFSRRVLVCTKEGDYKGVMNPAGKPIHTQSPEERKKIPEPTDFFIDIGLGEETKDKVKIGDYIVMDEPLLDMGNKIVSKALDNRIACWLGIEALRQLVQSGDEHECEIIVAFTAQEEVGLRGARTASFGVAPDIAFGIDVTLACDTPGIPEKDAVTHQGKGFGLHVKDGSYISDIDLIEELEALAEERDIPAQRTILARGGQDGAAGQQAGSGARAAGIVVGTRYIHTVTEMIEKSDLEAARDIIAAYLGTH from the coding sequence ATGAATATCGATCTATTGCGTCGGTTGTGCGAGATGCCGGGTGTGCCGGGGCGAGAGCATCGTGTGCGTGCCTTGATTGAAAGCGAAATCGAAGGCCTGTTTGACGAGACTTATACTGATCCTATGGGCTCGCTCATTTGCACGCGCTATCCGACCAAACCGCGCGAAGATGGGGATGCACCTCGCGTGCTTCTGCTCTGTCATATGGATGAAATCGGATTCCTCGCCAGTCACATCACCAAAGATGGCTATATCCATATTGATCCGGTTGGTGGCTTTGATCCGCGCAATCTCTTCTCTCGCCGTGTATTGGTTTGCACCAAGGAAGGCGACTACAAGGGTGTAATGAACCCGGCTGGCAAGCCAATTCACACTCAAAGCCCTGAAGAACGTAAGAAGATTCCTGAGCCTACTGATTTCTTCATTGATATCGGCCTTGGTGAGGAAACCAAGGACAAGGTGAAGATCGGTGACTATATTGTCATGGATGAACCTTTGCTGGATATGGGTAACAAGATTGTCTCCAAGGCACTGGACAACCGTATTGCTTGTTGGCTCGGCATTGAGGCTTTGCGTCAGCTGGTGCAATCTGGTGATGAACATGAGTGTGAAATTATCGTTGCTTTCACAGCTCAGGAAGAAGTTGGCCTGCGCGGTGCGCGTACAGCATCCTTCGGTGTTGCCCCCGATATCGCCTTTGGTATTGATGTGACACTTGCTTGCGATACGCCTGGCATTCCTGAAAAGGACGCTGTGACCCATCAGGGAAAAGGCTTTGGCCTTCATGTCAAGGACGGTTCTTACATTTCTGATATCGATCTGATTGAAGAGCTGGAAGCTCTGGCCGAAGAGCGGGATATTCCAGCGCAGCGTACAATCCTTGCTCGTGGTGGTCAGGATGGGGCAGCAGGTCAGCAGGCGGGGTCAGGCGCGCGTGCTGCTGGTATCGTCGTCGGCACCCGCTATATCCACACTGTGACCGAGATGATTGAAAAAAGCGATCTGGAAGCTGCCCGCGATATCATTGCCGCATATCTCGGCACACATTAA
- a CDS encoding RidA family protein, with product MHFRNPDTVHAPLASYTHQIEVPPDARWLVLSGQIGQKPDGSVPTDPADQLHVALENVRLNLQAANMDIGDLVKLTFYLVGEMDSGKRRDIIHTHMDTHRPCMTLLHVSALATPEYHVEIDALAAAVNC from the coding sequence ATGCATTTTCGCAATCCAGATACTGTTCATGCCCCACTTGCTTCATACACACATCAGATCGAGGTGCCACCAGACGCACGTTGGCTGGTTCTGTCGGGGCAGATTGGTCAGAAACCGGATGGTTCCGTCCCCACAGACCCGGCGGATCAGCTCCACGTTGCCCTTGAAAATGTTCGCTTGAACCTGCAAGCAGCCAATATGGACATTGGAGACCTTGTCAAACTGACCTTCTATCTGGTTGGCGAAATGGATTCCGGAAAACGACGCGATATCATTCATACTCACATGGATACGCATCGCCCCTGCATGACATTGCTCCATGTATCTGCGTTGGCTACGCCTGAATATCACGTAGAGATTGATGCTTTGGCGGCAGCGGTCAATTGTTGA